From the Mangifera indica cultivar Alphonso chromosome 10, CATAS_Mindica_2.1, whole genome shotgun sequence genome, one window contains:
- the LOC123227602 gene encoding nodulation protein H-like isoform X1, translating to MAEDLCSFTKDTFILKSTKKSPLVLRMIVLMFVMVCGVYICSICIKQISTRTNTEFLNVQVIDRPCPVPYIEPWEIPYVHYPEPKIFSRAECKCNPVQYFAILSMQRSGSGWFETLLNNHTNISSNGEIFSVKVRRSNISSIFETLDKIYNLDWFTSASKNECTAAVGLKWMLNQGLLQHHDEIVEYFRTRGVSAIFLFRRNLLSRMISVLANSHDRDAKLLNGTHKSHVHSPHERFQAKILAKYKPLINTTLLIRNLKQAEDTQAKALGYFKSTRHIILYYEDVLKNCTKLVDVQEFLKVPRRELRSRQVKIHKEALSNYVENWDVVQKALEGTRYQGFLHGEYRK from the exons ATGGCGGAAGATCTCTGTTCCTTCACCAAG gatacttttattttaaagtcTACTAAGAAGTCTCCGCTCGTTTTGAGGATGATTGTCTTGATGTTCGTAATGGTATGTGGTGTGTATATATGCTCAATTTGTATAAAGCAAATCAGCACCCGCACCAATACTGAATTTTTGAATGTTCAAGTCATTGATAGACCTTGTCCAGTGCCTTATATTGAGCCATGGGAAATTCCTTACGTGCATTACCCAGAGCCGAAAATTTTTAGCAG GGCTGAGTGTAAATGCAATCCTGTACAGTATTTCGCCATTCTGTCAATGCAGCGATCAGGCAGTGGATGGTTTGAGACGTTACTAAATAATCATACTAATATTAGCTCGAATGGGGAGATTTTCTCAGTTAAAGTAAGGAGGAGTAATATCTCATCAATTTTTGAGACTTtggataaaatttataatctaGATTGGTTTACAAGTGCTTCTAAGAATGAGTGCACTGCAGCGGTTGGCTTGAAGTGGATGCTTAATCAG GGGCTACTGCAGCACCATGACGAAATAGTAGAGTACTTTAGGACTCGGGGTGTTTCAGCTATATTTCTCTTCCGAAGAAATCTTTTGAGCAGGATGATTTCAGTACTTGCAAATTCTCATGATCGAGATGCAAAGCTATTAAATGGGACCCACAAATCACATGTTCATTCACCCCATGAG CGGTTTCAGGCCAAGATACTTGCAAAATACAAGCCTTTAATCAATACAACACTATTGATACGCAATCTGAAGCAAGCAGAAGACACACAAGCCAAAGCTTTGGGGTATTTCAAGAGCACTCGGCATATAATCCTTTACTATGAAGATGTACTAAAAAATTGCACT AAATTGGTAGATGTTCAAGAATTTCTAAAGGTTCCCCGAAGAGAATTAAGGAGTCGGCAAGTCAAGATACACAAAGAGGCATTATCCAACTATGTCGAAAATTGGGATGTTGTCCAAAAGGCACTAGAAGGAACTCGGTACCAGGGCTTCCTACACGGGGAGTACCGAAAGTAG
- the LOC123227601 gene encoding uncharacterized protein LOC123227601: protein MEMEVVMPVPAVDFIFDSTCSSPYITASSTPQRFGNFFLAAAQQHYNDEDEDFEFNFSGQLNRTSLSADELFDSGKIRPLKPSSHYQSESRIATVSQKMEDPEVENMQELQRQWSRERVSILSCSRKGTRSLSPVKVTDIIYEQDDEISPTAKMISSATDNNNNNNNYSIKSYAASILSAISFSKSYKMWKLKDFLLFRSASERRATGLNPLRKYSVLSKTINKEPEDVKNAIFWSTDSSGSISRRRGLVSAHELHYTANRAVSEESKRKTFLPYKQGLLGCLGFFGTARGATAGYCNAPCQSLGIVSAGRFNTNRKKLLKN, encoded by the coding sequence ATGGAGATGGAGGTTGTGATGCCAGTTCCTGCCGTGGACTTCATTTTCGACAGCACTTGTTCTTCGCCTTACATCACCGCCTCTTCAACTCCTCAACGTTTTGGCAACTTCTTCTTAGCTGCCGCTCAACAACATTACaacgatgaagatgaagattttgagTTTAACTTCAGCGGTCAACTCAACCGAACTTCTCTGTCTGCTGATGAGCTCTTCGACAGCGGCAAGATTCGACCTCTTAAGCCATCGAGTCATTACCAATCTGAATCGAGAATTGCTACTGTTTCTCAGAAAATGGAAGATCCTGAAGTAGAAAATATGCAGGAATTACAGCGACAATGGAGCAGAGAAAGGGTTTCGATTTTAAGTTGTTCTCGTAAAGGAACTCGATCTTTGTCTCCTGTGAAAGTCACTGACATAATTTACGAGCAAGATGATGAGATTTCACCAACCGCGAAGATGATTTCTTCCGCGACggataataacaacaacaacaacaactatTCAATTAAATCTTATGCAGCTTCAATCCTTTCCGCCATTTCATTTTCAAAGAGTTACAAAATGTGGAAGCTCAAGGATTTCTTACTGTTCAGAAGTGCTTCAGAGAGAAGAGCCACAGGCCTGAATCCTCTGAGAAAGTATTCAGTTTTGTCCAAGACTATTAACAAAGAGCCAGAGGATGTGAAGAATGCGATCTTCTGGTCAACTGATAGCTCTGGTTCAATTTCTCGGCGGAGAGGGCTGGTATCGGCTCACGAGTTACATTACACAGCGAACCGGGCGGTGTCGGAGGAGTCGAAGAGGAAGACTTTTTTGCCATACAAGCAAGGTTTGTTGGGATGCTTAGGCTTTTTTGGCACGGCCCGCGGAGCCACGGCAGGCTACTGTAATGCCCCGTGCCAAAGCCTTGGAATAGTGTCGGCAGGTCGATTTAATACAAAtcggaaaaaattattaaaaaattaa
- the LOC123227603 gene encoding paramyosin-like, giving the protein MATAADEDGDAVLSDVEEEINVRDSSEEEVSVERYREVLAELNRERQARQAAENLTSELSEKFNRLKALAHESIKRRDEFARQRDEALREKEEVTRSNEKLSAKIAEANNAKEEILKQLDEMTRAKDGLKSEIENSAHMLVTAIDKISGKVSHFKNFSAGGLPRSQKYTGLPAVAYGVIKRTNEIVEELVRQIDSTAKSRNDVREQMEQRNFEIAIEVSELEATISGLREEVAKKNNVIEGLEKSVKEKEEKIVEFENHGLELRQLLGECDDKLRNLETKMESQRPLLVDQLNYVSKIHDQVYAVIKFVDDGNLDQSELSESLFLPQETDMEENIRASLAGMESIYQLTRIVGEKTRDLVEDKNLELKNLKETVGRLIKEKEHIGSLLRSALSKRFTVDTSSKTNELFQVAENGLRESGIDFKFSKLLDGKVAASHNKAVMETEEDEIYTLAGALENIVKESQLEIIGLQHSVEELRAESDLLKERVESQAKELSHKMRRIEELEEKERVANENVEGLMLDIAAAEEEITRWKAAAEQEADAGKGVEQEFVSQLSALKQELEEVKQALSESEKKLKFKEETAAAAMAARDAAEKSLRLADMRASRLRERVEELSRQLEEYETTEDSRGRNRPRYVCWPWQWLGIDFVGIHKPHSLQQTSNEMELSEPLI; this is encoded by the exons ATGGCGACGGCCGCTGATGAGGACGGCGATGCGGTGCTGAGTGACGTGGAAGAAGAGATCAATGTGAGAGATTCGTCTGAAGAGGAGGTTTCTGTTGAGAGATATCGTGAAGTGCTCGCGGAGTTAAATCGAGAGAGGCAAGCGCGACAGGCAGCGGAGAATTTGACGTCTGAATTGAGTGAGAAATTCAATCGGTTGAAGGCTTTAGCTCACGAGTCAATCAAGCGGCGAGACGAGTTCGCGAGACAGAGAGACGAAGCTTTGCGCGAGAAGGAGGAGGTTACGAGATCGAATGAGAAGTTATCGGCCAAAATCGCCGAAGCTAATAATGCGAAAGAGGAGATTTTGAAGCAGTTAGATGAAATGACGAGAGCAAAAGATGGATTAAAATCGGAAATTGAGAATTCGGCTCATATGCTAGTGACAGCAATTGATAAAATATCGGGAAAAGTTAGTCATTTTAAGAATTTCTCGGCCGGTGGATTGCCCAGGTCGCAGAAATATACTGGATTGCCGGCCGTTGCTTACGGGGTGATAAAGAGAACGAACGAGATTGTTGAAGAGCTTGTTAGACAAATTGATTCGACTGCAAAGTCTAGGAATGATGTGAGAGAACAGATGGAGCAGAGAAATTTCGAGATTGCCATTGAGGTTTCGGAACTTGAAGCCACCATTAGTGGATTGAGAGAGGAAGTTGCAAAGAAGAACAATGTTATTGAGGGTTTGGAGAAGAgtgtgaaagaaaaagaagagaagattgTGGAGTTTGAAAATCATGGTTTGGAGCTGAGGCAGTTACTGGGTGAATGTGATGATAAGTTGAGGAATTTGGAAACTAAAATGGAATCTCAGAGGCCTTTGTTGGTTGATCAGTTGAATTATGTATCCAAAATTCATGACCAGGTTTATGCTGTGATCAAGTTTGTTGATGATGGTAATTTGGATCAATCAGAGTTATCTGAGTCTTTATTTCTACCGCAAGAAACTGATATGGAAGAGAACATACGAGCTTCATTAGCAGGAATGGAGTCTATATATCAGTTAACGAGAATAGTGGGTGAGAAGACAAGGGATTTGGTAGAGGACAAGAATCTTGAATTGAAGAATTTAAAAGAAACAGTAGGTCGATTGATTAAAGAGAAAGAACATATTGGTTCATTGCTCAGGAGTGCTTTGTCAAAAAGATTCACGGTAGAtacatcttcaaaaacaaatgAGTTGTTTCAGGTAGCAGAGAATGGTTTAAGAGAATCTGGGATAGATTTTAAGTTCAGTAAGCTGCTAGATGGTAAGGTTGCAGCTTCGCATAATAAAGCTGTTATGGAGACAGAGGAGGATGAAATATACACTTTG GCCGGTGCTTTGGAGAATATTGTGAAGGAATCTCAACTGGAGATCATTGGACTACAGCATTCTGTGGAAGAATTAAG ggCAGAGTCAGACTTACTTAAAGAGCGTGTAGAGTCTCAGGCCAAGGAACTCAGCCATAAAATGCGACGAATAGAGGAACTCGAAGAGAAGGAGAGAGTGGCAAATGAAAAT GTTGAGGGGCTTATGCTGGACATTGCTGCTGCTGAAGAAGAGATTACCAGATGGAAAGCAGCAGCTGAGCAAGAGGCTGATGCAGGCAAAGGTGTTGAACAAGAGTTTGTGTCACAG TTGTCAGCACTTAAACAAGAACTAGAAGAGGTGAAACAGGCTTTGTCGGAATCAGAGAAGAAGCTGAAATTCAAAGAAGAAACAGCTGCTGCTGCTATGGCAGCAAGAGATGCGGCTGAGAAATCATTGAGGTTGGCAGATATGAGAGCATCTAGGCTGAGGGAAAGAGTTGAGGAGCTCAGCCGACAACTTGAAGAATATGAAACAACAGAAGACTCAAGAGGCCGAAATAGACCTAGATATGTGTGCTGGCCATGGCAATGGCTTGGAATAGACTTTGTGGGAATCCACAAGCCTCATTCACTCCAACAGACTTCGAATGAAATGGAGCTTTCTGAACCCCTTATCTGA
- the LOC123227602 gene encoding nodulation protein H-like isoform X2, translating to MAEDLCSFTKDTFILKSTKKSPLVLRMIVLMFVMVCGVYICSICIKQISTRTNTEFLNVQVIDRPCPVPYIEPWEIPYVHYPEPKIFSRAECKCNPVQYFAILSMQRSGSGWFETLLNNHTNISSNGEIFSVKVRRSNISSIFETLDKIYNLDWFTSASKNECTAAVGLKWMLNQGLLQHHDEIVEYFRTRGVSAIFLFRRNLLSRMISVLANSHDRDAKLLNGTHKSHVHSPHEAKILAKYKPLINTTLLIRNLKQAEDTQAKALGYFKSTRHIILYYEDVLKNCTKLVDVQEFLKVPRRELRSRQVKIHKEALSNYVENWDVVQKALEGTRYQGFLHGEYRK from the exons ATGGCGGAAGATCTCTGTTCCTTCACCAAG gatacttttattttaaagtcTACTAAGAAGTCTCCGCTCGTTTTGAGGATGATTGTCTTGATGTTCGTAATGGTATGTGGTGTGTATATATGCTCAATTTGTATAAAGCAAATCAGCACCCGCACCAATACTGAATTTTTGAATGTTCAAGTCATTGATAGACCTTGTCCAGTGCCTTATATTGAGCCATGGGAAATTCCTTACGTGCATTACCCAGAGCCGAAAATTTTTAGCAG GGCTGAGTGTAAATGCAATCCTGTACAGTATTTCGCCATTCTGTCAATGCAGCGATCAGGCAGTGGATGGTTTGAGACGTTACTAAATAATCATACTAATATTAGCTCGAATGGGGAGATTTTCTCAGTTAAAGTAAGGAGGAGTAATATCTCATCAATTTTTGAGACTTtggataaaatttataatctaGATTGGTTTACAAGTGCTTCTAAGAATGAGTGCACTGCAGCGGTTGGCTTGAAGTGGATGCTTAATCAG GGGCTACTGCAGCACCATGACGAAATAGTAGAGTACTTTAGGACTCGGGGTGTTTCAGCTATATTTCTCTTCCGAAGAAATCTTTTGAGCAGGATGATTTCAGTACTTGCAAATTCTCATGATCGAGATGCAAAGCTATTAAATGGGACCCACAAATCACATGTTCATTCACCCCATGAG GCCAAGATACTTGCAAAATACAAGCCTTTAATCAATACAACACTATTGATACGCAATCTGAAGCAAGCAGAAGACACACAAGCCAAAGCTTTGGGGTATTTCAAGAGCACTCGGCATATAATCCTTTACTATGAAGATGTACTAAAAAATTGCACT AAATTGGTAGATGTTCAAGAATTTCTAAAGGTTCCCCGAAGAGAATTAAGGAGTCGGCAAGTCAAGATACACAAAGAGGCATTATCCAACTATGTCGAAAATTGGGATGTTGTCCAAAAGGCACTAGAAGGAACTCGGTACCAGGGCTTCCTACACGGGGAGTACCGAAAGTAG
- the LOC123228234 gene encoding protein ALP1-like has product MDEAFMLMLSNLLHLHNSLDPTTSLLSSTAAASSSATSSTASTSANSLLSSSSAAPLIFFTLSSLLSFLSTVKKTAGKSGTAASSSNNKSDPISASDSSAYSVSAFRALTTEHIWSLEAPLREAHWRSLYGLSYPVFTTVVEKLKPYIAASNLSLPSDYAVAMVLSRLAHGLSAKTLASRYSLEPYLISKITNMVTRLLATKLYPEFIKIPISRRRLIETTQGFEELTSLPNICGAIDGSHVKISNAQVKHVPGNQNQYRCKYGFNSVLLQVVADHRKIFWDVCVKASGGTDDSTHFRDSLLYNRLISGDIVWDKALNVRGHNVRPYVVGDWCYPLLSFLMTPFSPNGAGTPAQNLFDGMLMKGRNMVVEAIGLLKARWKILQDLNVGINHAPQTIVACCVLHNLCQIAREPEPEPWKEPDESGSPARVLESEKQFYYFGESLRHALADDLHQRLSTR; this is encoded by the coding sequence ATGGATGAAGCCTTCATGTTAATGCTCTCAAACCTCCTTCACCTTCATAACTCCCTCGACCCCACGACTTCCCTCCTCTCCTCCACAGCCGCAGCCTCCTCTTCAGCCACCTCGTCCACCGCCTCCACCTCCGCTAATTCCCTCCTGTCCTCTTCCTCCGCCGCACCCCTTATCTTCTTCACCCTCTCCTCCCTCCTCTCCTTCCTCTCAACCGTTAAAAAAACCGCCGGGAAATCGGGCACCGCGGCTTCTTCTTCTAATAACAAAAGCGATCCCATTTCAGCCTCGGATTCCTCTGCTTATTCCGTCTCGGCCTTCCGAGCTCTTACCACGGAACACATCTGGTCGTTAGAGGCTCCGCTTCGCGAAGCTCACTGGCGGTCTTTATACGGCTTGTCTTATCCGGTGTTCACCACCGTCGTCGAGAAGTTAAAACCCTACATCGCGGCTTCGAATCTCTCTCTGCCGTCCGATTATGCCGTTGCGATGGTTCTGTCGCGTCTTGCACACGGTCTTTCTGCGAAAACCCTAGCTTCTCGGTATTCTCTTGAACCCTACTTGATTTCGAAAATTACTAATATGGTCACTCGCCTTTTAGCCACGAAATTGTACCCAGAGTTTATTAAAATTCCTATTAGTAGGCGTCGTCTAATTGAAACGACACAAGGATTTGAGGAATTAACATCTTTACCGAATATTTGCGGGGCTATTGATGGGAGTCATGTTAAGATTTCTAATGCACAAGTAAAGCACGTTCCAGGGAATCAGAATCAGTATAGATGTAAATATGGGTTTAATTCGGTTTTGCTTCAGGTTGTAGCTGATCATAGAAAGATTTTCTGGGATGTGTGTGTTAAGGCGTCAGGTGGAACTGATGATAGCACACATTTTAGGGATAGTTTGTTGTATAATCGTTTGATTTCAGGCGATATTGTGTGGGATAAGGCTCTCAATGTGAGAGGTCACAATGTGAGGCCATATGTAGTAGGGGATTGGTGTTATCCTTTGTTGTCATTTTTGATGACACCATTTTCACCAAATGGGGCTGGGACGCCTGCCCAGAATTTGTTTGATGGGATGTTGATGAAAGGGAGGAATATGGTGGTAGAGGCAATTGGGTTGTTGAAAGCTAGGTGGAAGATTTTGCAGGATTTGAATGTGGGAATTAATCATGCACCCCAGACTATTGTTGCTTGTTGTGTTTTGCATAATTTGTGTCAGATTGCGAGGGAGCCAGAGCCGGAGCCTTGGAAAGAGCCAGATGAGAGTGGGTCTCCTGCAAGGGTGCTTGAGAGCGAgaaacagttttattattttggggAGAGCTTGAGGCATGCATTGGCTGATGATTTGCATCAAAGGCTTTCAACCAGATAG
- the LOC123227600 gene encoding polyadenylate-binding protein RBP47-like, whose amino-acid sequence MSKATGSGDDVNTTSETTAATGAAATAGGGGASPGAPTMGPAQQQQQQQQARPYQWIPLHHHQHPQQWMGMGMIPYSAATMAMMQQQMLMYPPHYMAAYGGGHQYYQQQQHHYQNGKHGNNGNNNNHKQNGFINGNNTNDETKTIWIGDLFHWMDETYLHNCFSHTGQVSNVKVIRNKHTGLSEGYGFVEFFTRAAAEKVVQSYNGSVMPNTEQPFRLNWATFAGERRIDSGSDVSIFVGDLASDVTDGILLETFSSKYPSVKGAKVIIDSNTGRPKGYGFVRFGDEHERSRAMTEMNGVYCSSRPMRIDIATPKKASGYQQQYSSQALVLAGGHASNGARVQGSQSDGESNNVTIFVGALDSDVSDEDLREPFSQFGEIVSVKIPVGKGCGFVQFANRKDAEDALQKLQGTVIGKQTVRLSWGRNPGNKQWRPDSHNHWNNGAHYGGHYYGGNGYAMPPNEDPSMYAAATAVPGAS is encoded by the exons ATGTCAAAGGCCACCGGCAGCGGTGATGATGTGAACACTACATCAGAAACAACGGCAGCTACAGGAGCTGCTGCAACAGCTGGTGGTGGTGGAGCTTCCCCCGGAGCACCAACAATGGGACCGGCGCAacaacagcagcagcaacaGCAGGCTCGGCCTTACCAGTGGATCCCACtgcatcatcatcaacatccTCAGCAATGGATGGGGATGGGAATGATCCCCTATTCGGCGGCGACGATGGCCATGATGCAGCAACAGATGTTGATGTATCCGCCGCACTACATGGCGGCTTACGGCGGTGGCCATCAGTATTATCAGCAACAACAACACCATTATCAAAATGGGAAGCATGGTAATAATGgcaataataataaccataaaCAAAACGGATTTATCAATGGTAATAATACTAATGATGAGACTAAGACGATTTGGATCGGCGACTTGTTTCATTGGATGGACGAGACTTATCTTCATAATTGTTTTTCTCACACCGGCCAG GTATCAAATGTTAAAGTTATACGCAATAAGCATACTGGCCTGTCAGAGGGGTATggatttgttgaattttttacgCGTGCAGCAGCTGAAAAAGTTGTGCAGAGCTATAACGGTTCTGTGATGCCAAACACTGAGCAGCCATTTCGTCTTAATTGGGCAACCTTTGCAGGTGAAAGGCGAATAGATTCTGGTTCTGATGTATCCATATTTGTAGGAGATTTGGCTTCAGATGTTACTGATGGCATTTTGCTGGAGACTTTTTCTAGCAAATATCCATCTGTGAAAGGAGCAAAAGTTATCATTGACTCAAACACTGGCCGTCCAAAAGGTTATGGTTTTGTGAGGTTTGGTGATGAACATGAGAGATCAAGGGCCATGACTGAAATGAATGGGGTGTATTGTTCAAGTAGGCCCATGCGCATAGACATTGCAACCCCCAAAAAGGCTTCTGGATATCAACAACAGTATTCCTcacaag cTCTTGTTTTGGCTGGTGGACATGCATCAAATGGGGCTAGGGTCCAGGGTTCTCAATCTGATGGCGAGTCAAATAATGTGACT ATATTTGTGGGGGCTCTTGATTCTGATGTCTCTGATGAGGATCTGAGGGAGCCTTTTTCTCAGTTTGGTGAAATTGTCTCTGTGAAAATACCAGTTGGTAAAGGATGTGGATTTGTTCAATTTGCAAACAG AAAGGATGCTGAGGATGCATTGCAAAAGTTACAAGGGACAGTTATAGGCAAGCAAACCGTTCGTCTTTCTTGGGGTCGCAATCCTGGGAACAAGCAG TGGAGACCAGATTCTCATAACCACTGGAATAATGGGGCACATTATGGAGGTCACTACTATGGTGGGAATGGATATGCCATGCCGCCTAATGAAGATCCAAGCATGTATGCTGCTGCAACTGCCGTTCCTGGTGCTTCTTAA
- the LOC123226861 gene encoding zinc finger protein ZOP1 — MTEYWVSQGNKWCDFCKIYISNNPSSIRNHELGQRHRENVRKKLADMRKENAAKEKEQKEAARALEQIEAKAKRSYQKDVANLQSRHSNADALDDQEKWDIDSTSGYYFNSSNSLYYDPKSGFYYSDAIGKWVTQEEAYATAQSSGDPKHKPTMKGPLPAAGAGPIKEDKDSAKRQSGPAPGPVVPASLKPLRSVKGAPSSLTVSKRKREDNKPKQKTKTVTAEEAAALKAREAARKRVEEREKSLHGLYQSR, encoded by the exons ATGACTGAG tATTGGGTCAGCCAGGGTAACAAATGGTGTGACTTTTGCAAAATCTACATATCAAATAATCCTTCAAGCATTAGAAACCATGAGCTTGGTCAACGTCATAGGGAAAATGTTCGCAAGAAGCTTGCTGATATGAGGAAAGAGAATGCTGCCAAGGAGAAGGAGCAAAAGGAAGCAGCCCGTGCTCTTGAACAGATTGAAGCG AAAGCCAAGCGGAGCTATCAGAAGGATGTTGCTAATCTTCAGTCCAGACATTCCAATGCCGATGCTCTAGATGATCAAGAGA AATGGGATATCGACAGCACTTCAGGCTATTACTTCAATTCCAGCAACAGCCTTTACTATGACCCAAAATCAGGCTTTTACTATTCTGATGCTATAG GCAAGTGGGTGACCCAGGAAGAGGCATATGCCACAGCTCAGAGTTCTGGGGATCCCAAACATAAACCCACAATGAAAGGTCCATTACCTGCTGCAGGAGCAGGACCAATTAAGGAAGATAAAGATTCTGCTAAAAGACAAAGTGGTCCTGCACCAGGGCCAGTAGTTCCAGCTTCACTGAAACCATTGAGATCTGTCAAAGGTGCTCCGTCATCACTAACTGTCAGCAAGAGAAAAAGGGAAGATAATAAGCCAAAGCAGAAAACCAAGACTGTAACTGCAGAAGAAGCAGCAGCACTTAAGGCTAGGGAGGCTGCAAGAAAGAGagttgaagagagagagaagtcaTTGCACGGTCTGTACCAGTCTCGTTGA